The proteins below are encoded in one region of Lactuca sativa cultivar Salinas chromosome 3, Lsat_Salinas_v11, whole genome shotgun sequence:
- the LOC111888026 gene encoding uncharacterized protein LOC111888026 gives MEEKEILDTFRKVEVNIPLLDAIKQIPRYEKFLKEHCTNKTKLKGNEKILMNENAFAVLQRKLPPKCKDLEIFTVPCNIGDVTFSSAMLDLGASIRVMPYSVYESLNVRPLSETGVIISLADKSSVLPRGVLEDVLVQVNQLVFPTDFYVIDLDEQVSSKSGIILLGRPFLKTARTKIDVYAGSLTMEFDGETISFNIYDAMRYPSDVSSLCFIDVVEQLAQELFELCDDDMLEMVLSKGFDCAKLAKKLKLYSLDPKIERLVNNLEIKKTTQFSVKQFELPQTHMRLPPSLVQPPELELKSLPQHLKYAYLGDNETLPVIISTHLTKCEEEKLLEVLREDKEAMG, from the coding sequence atggaggagaaagagattttAGACACCTTCCGAAAAGTGGAAGTAAACATTCCTTTACTTGATGCAATCAAACAAATTCCGAGATATGAAAAATTCTTGAAGGAGCATTGCACCAACAAGACAAAGTTGAAAGGAAATGAGAAAATCTTGATGAACGAAAATGCATTcgcggttttacaaaggaaacttCCACCCAAGTGTAAAGATCTCGAAATATTCACGGTCCCTTGCAATATTGGAGATGTCACTTTTAGTAGTGCTATGCTTGATCTTGGTGCCTCTATCCGTGTCATGCCCTACTCTGTGTATGAATCATTGAATGTCAGACCCTTAAGTGAAACCGGTGTCATAATCTCTCTTGCGGATAAATCAAGTGTCTTACCTAGAGGTGTTTTGGAAGATGTCCTAGTGCAAGTAAACCAATTGGTCTTCCCGacggatttctatgtgattgaccTAGATGAACAAGTATCATCAAAATCAGGTATAATCTTACTTGGGAGACCATTCTTGAAGACGGCTAGAACAAAGATTGATGTGTATGCGGGAAGCTTAACAATGGAATTTGATGGTGAAACAATAAGTTTTAACATTTATGATGCTATGAGGTATCCTAGTGATGTTTCATCTTTGTGCTTTATAGATGTTGTCGAACAATTAGCTCAAGAATTGTTCGAGTTGTGTGATGATGACATGTTAGAGATGGTTTTGAGCAAGGGGTTTGATTGTGCAAAATTAGCCAAGAAGTTGAAGCTCTACTCGCTAGACCCCAAAATTGAAAGATTAGTCAACAATTTGGAGATCAAGAAGACCACCCAATTTAGTGTGAAGCAATTTGAATTACCTCAAACTCACATGAGATTGCCACCCTCCCTTGTCCAACCGCCAGAATTAGAATTGAAGTCCCTTCCTCAACATTTGAAGTATGCGTACTTAGGAGACAACGAGACTCTTCCGGTCATCATTTCAACTCACCTAACCAAGTGTGAAGAAGAAAAGCTCCTCGAGGTGTTGAGGGAAGATAAAGAAGCAATGGGTTAG